One Deltaproteobacteria bacterium DNA segment encodes these proteins:
- a CDS encoding phage minor head protein, giving the protein MKVKPEPLTNKEAVAFWGDKILLSPGDYASLTDEAKLHAFSVSGIARGSELTTVYESLQKALNDGITYDQFKKSAAEVFEKRGWTGKRAWRVDNIFRTNVQQAYSIGRYKQMKAVTDLRPYWMYDAVNDSGTRPTHRALNGKVYPADHPFWDTWYPLNGFRCRCGATTLSERQLKKKGLKVETKDLTGMLIEPELPNGTKLPARLLMPDPGFSYHPGKQVYGGLVENEKPGVWRSLPGIKKPAHYRRRDLKNVRPADIDDISATQLLKKGEGDAFYKSEFIKRYGEEKVLTDANRDPVILSLRSFLVDKTPGAKEVWKFGKSGHGESIPLLAEMIEKPYEIWLTPQVNEDGRIRLSKRYVSLWKSPDKKKVGGLMVFEVDGGVFRGVTAFIPLKKGEPDLKYAERVREGLLLWGKGR; this is encoded by the coding sequence GTGAAGGTTAAACCTGAACCGTTGACGAATAAAGAGGCCGTCGCTTTCTGGGGAGATAAGATCCTTCTCTCCCCAGGCGACTATGCCTCACTTACGGATGAGGCGAAACTCCATGCCTTTTCCGTTTCCGGTATTGCCAGAGGTTCGGAGTTGACAACGGTCTATGAATCGCTGCAAAAGGCCCTGAATGACGGCATTACTTATGACCAGTTCAAAAAGTCTGCAGCCGAAGTTTTTGAGAAAAGAGGCTGGACGGGAAAGCGTGCATGGAGGGTAGATAATATCTTTCGAACCAACGTCCAGCAGGCCTACAGCATAGGCCGTTATAAGCAGATGAAGGCTGTTACCGATTTGCGGCCTTACTGGATGTATGACGCTGTTAACGACAGTGGAACGAGGCCGACACATAGGGCATTAAACGGCAAGGTCTATCCGGCTGATCATCCCTTCTGGGATACCTGGTATCCGTTAAACGGATTCAGGTGCCGTTGCGGTGCGACAACATTGTCTGAAAGACAGCTTAAAAAGAAAGGTCTCAAGGTAGAGACAAAAGATTTAACGGGAATGCTCATCGAACCTGAATTGCCGAATGGGACAAAACTTCCGGCCAGGCTTTTAATGCCTGATCCCGGTTTTTCCTACCATCCGGGAAAGCAGGTTTATGGCGGGCTCGTTGAAAATGAAAAGCCGGGTGTTTGGAGATCTCTTCCCGGCATAAAAAAACCTGCCCATTACAGGCGACGGGATTTAAAGAACGTCCGCCCGGCAGATATCGATGATATTAGTGCAACGCAACTCCTTAAGAAGGGGGAAGGTGATGCTTTTTACAAGAGTGAATTTATCAAGCGCTACGGTGAAGAGAAGGTCTTAACGGATGCTAACCGTGATCCGGTTATTTTATCGCTCAGATCATTCCTGGTTGATAAAACGCCGGGAGCAAAAGAGGTATGGAAGTTCGGCAAATCGGGACACGGGGAAAGCATACCCCTGCTGGCTGAAATGATCGAAAAGCCCTATGAAATATGGCTGACGCCCCAGGTGAATGAAGACGGCAGGATCAGGTTGAGCAAGCGCTATGTTTCGCTATGGAAAAGCCCTGACAAGAAGAAAGTGGGCGGCTTGATGGTCTTTGAAGTGGATGGCGGCGTATTCAGGGGCGTAACGGCCTTTATCCCTTTAAAGAAAGGTGAGCCTGATTTGAAATATGCGGAAAGGGTAAGGGAAGGTTTATTGCTGTGGGGTAAAGGGCGTTGA
- a CDS encoding phage virion morphogenesis protein translates to MAGSSMKMDLSEFNKMTGSVFKGLKETHKLTAAIGEMGVSSIRRRFKDEEGPDGEAWEKSGRAEDEGGQTLTKTAKLKNSHTYEATATEVAIGTNDERAAIHHFGGEITPKKGKFLVFPGRDGKPVFVEKVVMPARPAVGFSDDDLEEIKDMTANYQKKIFGGK, encoded by the coding sequence ATGGCCGGATCATCGATGAAAATGGATTTGAGCGAATTTAATAAAATGACGGGATCTGTCTTTAAAGGCCTGAAGGAAACGCATAAACTCACCGCTGCCATAGGTGAGATGGGCGTTTCTTCCATCCGCCGGCGCTTTAAAGATGAGGAAGGCCCTGACGGTGAGGCCTGGGAAAAATCGGGCAGAGCGGAAGATGAAGGGGGCCAGACGCTTACCAAAACGGCAAAGCTGAAGAATTCCCATACGTATGAGGCGACGGCAACAGAGGTGGCCATAGGAACAAATGACGAACGTGCGGCCATTCATCATTTCGGCGGGGAGATTACACCCAAGAAAGGAAAATTCCTGGTCTTTCCGGGAAGGGACGGAAAGCCGGTCTTTGTTGAAAAGGTAGTTATGCCTGCAAGGCCCGCTGTAGGTTTTAGCGATGATGATCTGGAGGAGATAAAAGACATGACGGCTAATTATCAGAAAAAGATCTTTGGTGGTAAATGA
- a CDS encoding DUF1320 domain-containing protein, translating into MLYCDAGDMTDHVLQAYIDKANELNAGADNRAISSVSGEIDDALRPWYELPLSTVPETLKVLCAVLSAWRVIAPIASLMNEQEFKHIKEAERVQREKLKSIAKGLDVGLTKTGAVSTDKSSFQTISPERTFDDDLLDKY; encoded by the coding sequence ATGCTTTACTGTGACGCAGGCGACATGACGGACCACGTGCTGCAAGCCTATATTGACAAGGCGAATGAATTGAATGCGGGCGCTGACAACAGGGCCATTAGTTCCGTCTCCGGAGAGATCGATGACGCCTTACGGCCCTGGTATGAATTGCCGCTTTCAACAGTCCCTGAAACACTGAAAGTGCTTTGCGCGGTTCTTTCCGCCTGGCGGGTGATAGCGCCAATCGCTTCCCTCATGAATGAGCAGGAATTTAAACACATAAAGGAAGCGGAACGGGTGCAGAGGGAAAAGCTAAAAAGCATCGCCAAAGGCCTCGATGTGGGCCTTACGAAAACAGGGGCAGTCAGTACCGATAAATCATCATTTCAAACGATTTCTCCGGAGAGGACCTTTGATGATGATTTGCTGGATAAATATTAG